In Gordonia iterans, the following proteins share a genomic window:
- the dapF gene encoding diaminopimelate epimerase — MTTSLRFAKGHGTQNDFVILPDPDAGLDLTVDLVATLCDRQSGLGADGVLRVARAGALVQSGVLTALPAGVAAVDWFMDYRNGDGSVAEMCGNGVRVFAHYCRAQGLVDADEFVVGSRAGGRPVVVHSWDASSADVTVAMGPVRLTGPSSAMLGGRTFDGDAVDVGNPHLVCVVDGLTPDVLAALDLTSPVLDAAVFPHGANVEVLTPLAADGAAVDFTAHMRVVERGVGETRSCGTGLVAAAAAALHGVGRGSGTVGITVPGGAVTVTLADGQAHLRGPSRLVAHGELVDGFLRG; from the coding sequence GTGACCACCTCGCTGCGCTTCGCCAAGGGACACGGCACCCAGAACGACTTCGTGATCCTGCCCGACCCGGATGCCGGACTCGACCTGACCGTCGACCTGGTCGCCACCCTGTGCGACCGGCAGTCGGGGCTGGGCGCCGACGGTGTGCTGCGGGTGGCGCGCGCCGGCGCTCTGGTGCAGTCGGGCGTGCTCACCGCCCTGCCGGCCGGGGTGGCAGCGGTGGACTGGTTCATGGACTACCGCAACGGCGACGGATCGGTCGCCGAGATGTGCGGGAACGGGGTGCGTGTCTTCGCGCACTACTGCCGGGCGCAGGGACTGGTCGATGCCGACGAGTTCGTGGTCGGCTCCCGGGCGGGCGGGCGGCCCGTCGTCGTGCATTCGTGGGATGCGAGCTCCGCGGACGTGACCGTGGCGATGGGCCCGGTCCGGCTCACCGGCCCCAGCTCCGCGATGCTGGGCGGGCGGACGTTCGACGGCGACGCGGTCGACGTCGGCAATCCGCATCTGGTGTGTGTGGTCGACGGTCTGACGCCGGATGTGCTCGCCGCTCTGGACCTGACGTCGCCGGTGCTCGACGCCGCGGTGTTTCCGCACGGCGCGAACGTGGAGGTCCTGACACCGCTGGCGGCCGACGGCGCAGCAGTCGACTTCACCGCGCACATGCGTGTCGTCGAACGCGGCGTGGGGGAGACGCGCTCGTGCGGTACCGGGCTGGTGGCGGCTGCCGCTGCGGCGCTCCACGGCGTGGGCCGGGGATCCGGCACCGTCGGGATCACCGTGCCCGGCGGAGCAGTCACCGTGACCTTGGCCGACGGCCAGGCGCACCTGCGCGGGCCGTCCCGACTGGTGGCCCACGGCGAACTGGTCGACGGCTTTCTGCGGGGCTGA
- a CDS encoding 1-phosphofructokinase family hexose kinase, giving the protein MIVTVTANPSVDRTIELAGRLERGEVLRAAKVRSQPGGKGINVARAVTGAGLESVALLPARDTDPLLSLLDDTAQPYRTVAVDGEVRTNLTIAEPDGTTTKLNEPGTRLTEGQLAQFTDLIAESAAGADWVALCGSLPPGVPAQWYGSVIERLHHTGRRVAVDTSGAPLLAVAGFRPDLLKPNAFELAELTGGDGRLLEEAAENGDLEPAADAARELAARTRGTVLTTLGAAGALLTDGPNTWFAQTPPVRVRSTVGAGDSALAGYLIALHRGAAGGAALAHAVAYGSAAAALPGTTPPLPEHLDLAGAVHRQLT; this is encoded by the coding sequence ATGATCGTGACCGTGACGGCCAATCCCAGTGTGGATCGGACCATCGAGCTGGCCGGGCGACTCGAGCGCGGTGAAGTGCTGCGCGCGGCGAAGGTGCGCAGCCAGCCCGGCGGCAAGGGCATCAACGTCGCGCGTGCCGTGACCGGTGCCGGTCTCGAGTCCGTCGCCCTGCTGCCGGCCCGGGACACCGACCCGCTGCTGAGCCTGCTCGACGACACCGCCCAGCCGTACCGGACAGTCGCCGTCGACGGAGAGGTCCGGACCAACCTGACCATCGCCGAACCGGACGGCACCACCACCAAACTCAACGAGCCCGGCACGCGGCTCACCGAAGGACAACTGGCGCAATTCACCGACCTGATCGCCGAATCCGCGGCCGGCGCCGACTGGGTGGCCCTGTGCGGCTCACTCCCTCCCGGCGTGCCCGCGCAGTGGTACGGCTCGGTGATCGAGCGTCTGCACCACACCGGACGCCGGGTCGCCGTGGACACCTCGGGCGCCCCACTCCTCGCGGTCGCCGGATTCCGGCCCGACCTGCTCAAGCCCAACGCGTTCGAGCTCGCCGAGCTCACCGGCGGCGACGGGCGCCTGCTCGAGGAGGCCGCCGAGAACGGCGACCTGGAACCCGCGGCCGACGCCGCCCGCGAGCTGGCCGCCCGTACCCGCGGCACCGTCCTCACCACCCTCGGCGCGGCCGGCGCGCTGCTGACCGACGGACCGAACACCTGGTTCGCTCAGACCCCTCCTGTTCGGGTCCGCAGCACGGTCGGTGCCGGAGACTCTGCACTCGCCGGCTACCTGATCGCGCTGCACCGCGGCGCCGCCGGCGGCGCGGCCCTCGCACACGCCGTCGCCTACGGCTCGGCGGCCGCGGCCCTGCCCGGCACCACCCCGCCCCTGCCCGAGCACCTCGACCTCGCCGGCGCCGTGCACCGGCAACTCACCTGA
- the hflX gene encoding GTPase HflX, which yields MTELHTFSDSEPSPTTGELQLGDRASLQRVAGLSTELSDVTEVEYRQLRLERVVLVGVWTSGTAAEARASMGELAALAETAGSEVLEAVIQRRGKPDPATYLGSGKAQELREIVIATGADTVICDGELTPAQLNALEKVVKVKVIDRTALILDIFAQHATSREGKAQVSLAQMEYMLPRLRGWGESMSRQAGGRAGSNGGVGLRGPGETKIETDRRRIRERMAKLRKEIRGMKTARTVKRAARQRGGVPALTVVGYTNAGKSSLVNAMTGSGVLVQDALFATLDPTTRRATLADGHEVVFTDTVGFVRHLPTQLVEAFRSTLEEAVDADLLIHVVDGSDAFPGKQISAVRQVLNEVFAEEGAAPPPELLVINKIDAVDATRMTQLRAEYRDAVFVSAHSGEGIDELFRRITEFVEAGDVEATLLVPFARGDVIPRLHQHAHVLSTEHDESGSRVRVRMPAPLAAEFEELITE from the coding sequence ATGACTGAACTGCACACATTCTCTGATTCCGAGCCGAGTCCGACGACCGGTGAACTCCAGCTCGGCGACCGCGCTTCTCTGCAGCGGGTGGCCGGCCTGTCCACAGAACTCTCCGACGTCACCGAGGTCGAATACCGGCAGCTGCGCCTGGAGCGCGTGGTCCTGGTCGGAGTCTGGACCTCCGGTACCGCAGCCGAGGCGCGCGCCAGCATGGGCGAGCTCGCCGCGCTGGCCGAGACCGCGGGTTCGGAGGTACTCGAAGCGGTGATCCAGCGCCGCGGCAAACCCGACCCGGCGACCTACCTGGGCTCGGGCAAGGCACAGGAACTCCGTGAGATCGTCATCGCCACCGGTGCCGACACCGTGATCTGTGACGGTGAACTGACACCCGCCCAGCTGAATGCGCTGGAGAAGGTGGTCAAGGTCAAGGTGATCGACCGCACAGCGCTGATCCTGGACATCTTCGCCCAGCACGCCACCTCACGCGAAGGCAAGGCTCAGGTCTCGCTGGCGCAGATGGAGTACATGCTGCCGCGTCTGCGCGGCTGGGGCGAGTCGATGTCGCGGCAGGCGGGCGGACGTGCCGGCAGTAACGGCGGCGTCGGACTGCGCGGCCCGGGCGAGACCAAGATCGAGACCGATCGTCGTCGTATCCGCGAGCGGATGGCCAAGCTGCGCAAGGAAATCCGTGGCATGAAGACCGCGCGCACAGTGAAGCGCGCCGCGCGGCAACGGGGCGGCGTCCCGGCGCTGACCGTGGTCGGCTACACGAATGCGGGCAAGTCGAGCCTGGTGAACGCGATGACGGGGTCGGGTGTGCTGGTGCAGGACGCGTTGTTCGCGACCCTGGATCCGACGACCCGGCGGGCCACGCTCGCCGACGGCCACGAAGTGGTCTTCACCGACACCGTCGGCTTCGTCCGGCATCTGCCGACTCAGCTGGTCGAGGCGTTCCGGTCGACTCTGGAGGAGGCGGTCGACGCCGACCTGCTGATCCACGTCGTCGACGGTTCCGATGCGTTTCCCGGTAAGCAGATCTCCGCAGTACGTCAGGTGCTGAACGAGGTGTTCGCCGAGGAGGGCGCTGCTCCGCCGCCGGAGCTGCTGGTGATCAACAAAATCGATGCGGTGGATGCGACGCGGATGACCCAGTTGCGGGCGGAGTATCGGGACGCGGTGTTCGTCTCCGCGCATTCCGGGGAGGGCATCGACGAGTTGTTCCGCCGGATCACGGAGTTCGTGGAGGCCGGCGATGTCGAGGCGACCCTGCTGGTGCCGTTCGCACGGGGCGACGTGATTCCGCGGCTGCATCAGCACGCGCACGTGCTGAGCACCGAGCACGACGAATCCGGTTCCCGAGTGCGCGTCCGCATGCCCGCGCCGCTCGCTGCCGAGTTCGAAGAACTCATCACCGAGTAG
- a CDS encoding class III extradiol ring-cleavage dioxygenase family protein, with protein sequence MLAEIAVIPSAPLLVPELAGPGAVDTEPVRAAAIAAGTSLAAAASRWIAVGLGGSGRGRNCASTGDFGGYGVPVPVSLPHEQRDTGDRCRPMPLSMLIAGWLGGRTLPAPREIAPVLADPERVAGRNYLFGASTAMGAMGFPEPLGLLVVADGANALSPSSPGGGERASAWAVQHRIDAALAAADSASLAGLDPAACEPEGVHTLPVWQMLAGVLHEWRPAEVEIRYSAAPFGVGYTVATMRAGGRER encoded by the coding sequence GTGTTGGCAGAGATAGCGGTGATTCCGAGCGCGCCCCTGCTGGTCCCCGAGCTGGCCGGACCCGGTGCCGTCGACACCGAACCGGTGCGCGCCGCCGCGATCGCGGCCGGAACGTCACTGGCCGCGGCGGCGTCGCGGTGGATCGCGGTCGGGCTCGGCGGGTCCGGTCGTGGCCGGAACTGCGCCTCGACCGGCGACTTCGGCGGCTACGGCGTGCCGGTGCCGGTGTCTCTTCCGCACGAACAACGCGACACCGGCGACCGGTGCCGGCCGATGCCGCTGTCCATGCTGATCGCCGGCTGGCTGGGCGGTCGGACGTTGCCAGCTCCGCGGGAGATAGCGCCGGTGCTCGCGGATCCGGAGCGTGTGGCGGGACGGAACTACCTGTTCGGCGCGTCGACCGCCATGGGAGCGATGGGGTTTCCCGAGCCGCTGGGTCTGCTCGTGGTCGCCGACGGAGCCAACGCACTGAGCCCGTCCTCCCCGGGCGGCGGGGAACGTGCGTCGGCGTGGGCGGTACAGCACCGGATCGACGCGGCGCTGGCCGCTGCGGATTCGGCGAGTCTGGCCGGTCTGGATCCCGCCGCGTGCGAGCCGGAGGGTGTCCACACCCTGCCGGTGTGGCAGATGCTCGCCGGGGTGCTACACGAATGGCGGCCCGCTGAGGTCGAGATCCGCTACAGCGCTGCACCTTTCGGAGTCGGGTACACAGTCGCGACGATGCGCGCCGGGGGACGGGAGCGGTGA
- a CDS encoding putative PEP-binding protein — protein sequence MNEVVAMESAGNYGASVAVHGTPVVNGLAYGPVIRPAPSPEFDIDAGAVVAEADREAEAKRFAAAATTVADRFTARASSSTGSSAEVLAATASLAKDRAWIGTANTLIADGTPAAAATVAAIDKIAEMFTKLGGLMAERVTDLKDIRDRVVAEILGLPEPGIPNPDEPSILCADDLAPADTAGLDPARVIALATRLGGPSSHTAIIARQLGIPCVVAIAELDRIPTGGTAFVDGERGVVGLDPDVEEVAAAVAKAREAAAAASAWKGPGQTSDGHRVLILANVADGPSARAAAEPGVLEGVGLFRTELAFLDRGDEPSVDEQTALYRAVIDAFDGDKVVIRTLDAGSDKPLKFVNHPDEANPAMGVRGNRIATPHPEIRIHQLDAIAAAAAAATAAPWVMAPMIATVAEAREFAALVRERGLVPGVMVEVPSAAVQADQILAEVDFVSVGTNDLTQYTMAADRMSPELAALTDPWQPAVLALIERVGAAGTAQDKPVGVCGEAAADPLLACVLVGLGVTSLSSAPAAAPAVGLKLGSVTLDQCRAAARAAVAADSAAGARDAARAVLG from the coding sequence ATGAATGAGGTGGTAGCGATGGAATCGGCCGGAAACTACGGAGCGAGCGTTGCGGTGCACGGGACTCCGGTCGTGAACGGGCTCGCCTACGGTCCGGTGATCCGGCCGGCGCCGTCACCGGAGTTCGACATCGACGCCGGGGCAGTCGTGGCCGAGGCCGACCGGGAGGCGGAGGCCAAGCGGTTTGCCGCCGCGGCGACGACGGTCGCCGATAGGTTCACCGCACGCGCGTCGTCGAGTACCGGCAGTTCCGCGGAGGTGCTCGCGGCCACCGCCTCGCTCGCGAAGGACCGCGCCTGGATCGGCACGGCGAACACGCTGATCGCTGACGGCACGCCGGCTGCGGCCGCTACTGTCGCCGCCATCGACAAGATCGCCGAGATGTTCACCAAGCTCGGCGGGTTGATGGCCGAGCGAGTCACCGACCTGAAAGACATCCGCGACCGCGTCGTCGCCGAGATTCTCGGCCTCCCCGAACCGGGGATCCCGAACCCCGACGAGCCGTCGATCCTGTGTGCCGACGACTTGGCGCCGGCCGACACCGCCGGACTGGATCCCGCTCGCGTGATCGCACTGGCCACCCGGCTCGGCGGACCGTCCAGTCATACGGCGATCATCGCGCGTCAACTCGGTATCCCGTGTGTCGTGGCGATCGCCGAACTCGACCGGATTCCGACCGGGGGCACGGCTTTCGTCGACGGTGAGCGTGGCGTCGTCGGTCTCGACCCGGACGTCGAGGAGGTCGCCGCAGCGGTGGCGAAGGCGCGAGAGGCGGCCGCGGCCGCCTCGGCGTGGAAGGGGCCGGGGCAGACGTCCGACGGTCACCGCGTGCTGATCCTCGCCAACGTCGCCGACGGACCCTCCGCCCGGGCCGCCGCCGAACCGGGGGTCTTGGAGGGTGTGGGCCTGTTCCGAACCGAGCTCGCGTTTCTCGATCGCGGGGACGAGCCGAGCGTCGACGAACAGACTGCTCTCTACCGAGCGGTGATCGACGCGTTCGACGGTGACAAAGTGGTGATCCGGACGCTCGACGCCGGGTCGGACAAGCCGCTTAAGTTCGTGAACCATCCGGATGAGGCCAATCCGGCGATGGGGGTGCGCGGCAACCGCATCGCCACGCCGCACCCGGAGATCCGCATCCATCAGCTCGACGCGATCGCCGCGGCCGCAGCGGCTGCGACGGCTGCACCCTGGGTGATGGCGCCGATGATCGCCACCGTCGCCGAAGCCCGCGAGTTCGCAGCACTGGTCCGCGAGCGAGGGCTGGTCCCGGGAGTCATGGTGGAGGTCCCCTCGGCGGCGGTGCAGGCCGATCAGATCCTGGCCGAGGTCGACTTCGTGTCGGTCGGCACCAACGATCTGACGCAGTACACGATGGCCGCAGACAGGATGTCGCCGGAGCTGGCCGCGCTCACCGATCCCTGGCAGCCGGCTGTGCTGGCCCTCATCGAGCGCGTCGGAGCAGCGGGGACAGCGCAAGACAAGCCAGTGGGCGTCTGCGGTGAAGCGGCGGCCGATCCGCTGCTGGCGTGCGTTCTGGTCGGCCTGGGGGTCACATCGCTCTCTTCGGCTCCGGCGGCGGCGCCCGCCGTCGGACTCAAGCTCGGATCGGTGACGCTCGATCAGTGTCGGGCCGCGGCGAGGGCGGCGGTCGCCGCCGACAGCGCCGCGGGGGCGCGCGACGCCGCTCGCGCCGTCCTCGGTTGA
- a CDS encoding PTS fructose transporter subunit IIABC — protein sequence MSEPIITPELVLLDVDAGDDAEAVIRRLAQTLGDGDRCGDPGELADAALAREAKSPTGLPGGIAIPHARVDSVSTASLAFARLSEKADFGGPDGPADVVFLIAAPGGAGTEHMKLLSALARALVRPEFVAALREAQDADAIVELVAEAVAPKPKPTAEPPATDAAAAADPAKSAPAEAAPADSTSDERPLILAITACPTGIAHTYMAADALKLAAERAGVEYLAETQGSSGTTPFSADTIARAGAVIFATDVGVKGRERFAGKPVVESGVKRAINEPDAMIAEAVTATTNPNARRVPAGDGGPSAAEEEGATIGLGGRLKQSLLTGVSYMIPFVAAGGLLMALGFLFGGYEINENATAYAVDNSLWDLPPGGLMTYLGAVFFAIGSLAMSFMVPVLAGYISFAIADRPGIAPGFVAGAVSLAVSAGFIGGLIGGLFAGVVTLWFTKLKLPRWAAGLMPVVIVPLCASLIVGGIMFMFLGRPLGALNTAMFDGLNSMNDGSKIVLGIVLGLMMCFDLGGPVNKAAYAFAVASLGVVGAGVAQWQIMAAVMAAGMVPPLALALASTVLRPAAFTEPERENGKAAWLLGASFISEGAIPFAAADPFRVIPSMMLGGAVTGALCMALDVQLRAPHGGVFVMFAMNGTWWKFLIALAVGTVVSAITVVAAKQIKKAPAEAAPAPAAA from the coding sequence ATGTCCGAACCGATCATCACGCCCGAGCTGGTCCTGCTCGACGTCGACGCGGGCGACGACGCCGAGGCGGTGATCCGCCGCCTCGCCCAGACACTCGGTGACGGCGACCGCTGCGGCGACCCCGGGGAACTCGCCGACGCCGCGCTGGCCCGGGAGGCCAAGTCCCCCACCGGGCTGCCCGGCGGCATCGCCATCCCCCACGCCCGCGTCGACTCCGTCAGCACCGCTTCACTGGCGTTCGCACGATTGTCCGAGAAGGCCGATTTCGGCGGGCCGGACGGCCCCGCCGACGTCGTCTTCCTGATCGCGGCCCCGGGTGGAGCGGGCACCGAGCACATGAAGCTGCTCAGTGCCCTCGCCCGCGCGCTGGTGCGTCCCGAGTTCGTGGCCGCGCTCCGGGAGGCGCAGGACGCCGATGCGATCGTCGAACTCGTCGCCGAGGCCGTTGCGCCGAAGCCGAAACCGACAGCGGAGCCCCCGGCGACAGACGCTGCCGCAGCGGCGGATCCGGCGAAGTCCGCACCGGCCGAAGCGGCGCCCGCTGACTCGACATCCGACGAGCGCCCGCTGATCCTCGCCATCACGGCCTGTCCCACGGGCATCGCGCACACCTACATGGCCGCCGACGCACTCAAACTGGCTGCCGAGCGGGCGGGTGTGGAGTATCTGGCCGAGACTCAAGGGTCCTCCGGGACGACGCCCTTCTCCGCCGACACGATCGCCCGGGCCGGCGCGGTGATCTTCGCGACCGACGTCGGCGTCAAAGGCCGTGAACGATTCGCCGGCAAGCCGGTCGTCGAATCCGGCGTCAAGCGCGCCATCAACGAACCCGACGCGATGATCGCCGAAGCCGTGACCGCCACCACCAATCCGAACGCCCGCCGCGTTCCGGCCGGCGACGGCGGGCCCTCGGCCGCGGAAGAGGAGGGCGCGACCATCGGTCTCGGAGGCCGCTTGAAGCAGTCTCTGCTCACCGGCGTCAGCTACATGATCCCGTTCGTCGCCGCGGGCGGTCTGCTGATGGCGCTCGGCTTCCTGTTCGGCGGGTACGAGATCAACGAGAACGCCACCGCTTACGCCGTCGACAACTCGCTGTGGGACCTGCCGCCGGGCGGACTCATGACGTACCTCGGCGCGGTGTTCTTCGCCATCGGCAGTCTCGCGATGAGCTTCATGGTCCCGGTGCTCGCCGGGTACATCTCCTTCGCCATCGCCGACCGCCCCGGCATCGCGCCCGGCTTCGTCGCCGGCGCAGTGTCCCTCGCGGTCAGCGCCGGATTCATCGGTGGTCTGATCGGCGGCCTGTTCGCCGGCGTCGTCACGCTCTGGTTCACCAAGCTCAAGCTCCCGCGCTGGGCGGCCGGGCTGATGCCGGTGGTGATCGTCCCGTTGTGTGCGTCGCTGATCGTCGGCGGCATCATGTTCATGTTCCTCGGTCGCCCGCTCGGCGCCCTCAACACCGCGATGTTCGACGGCCTCAACAGCATGAACGACGGCTCCAAGATCGTCCTCGGCATCGTGCTTGGCCTGATGATGTGCTTCGACCTGGGCGGCCCGGTCAACAAGGCGGCGTACGCCTTCGCCGTGGCCAGTCTGGGCGTCGTCGGAGCCGGTGTGGCGCAGTGGCAGATCATGGCCGCGGTGATGGCCGCCGGAATGGTGCCGCCGCTCGCCCTGGCGCTGGCCTCGACGGTCCTGCGCCCGGCCGCCTTCACCGAGCCCGAACGCGAGAACGGCAAGGCGGCCTGGCTTCTCGGCGCATCGTTCATCTCCGAGGGCGCCATCCCGTTCGCCGCGGCGGACCCGTTCCGCGTGATCCCGTCGATGATGCTCGGCGGCGCAGTGACCGGCGCCCTCTGCATGGCGCTCGACGTCCAGCTGCGGGCCCCGCACGGCGGCGTGTTCGTGATGTTCGCCATGAACGGCACCTGGTGGAAGTTCCTGATCGCACTGGCCGTCGGCACCGTCGTCTCCGCGATCACCGTCGTCGCCGCCAAACAGATCAAGAAGGCTCCGGCCGAGGCCGCCCCGGCACCGGCCGCCGCGTAA
- a CDS encoding DeoR/GlpR family DNA-binding transcription regulator: protein MYAEERQQAIANEVRARGRVGVADLAVRFEVTGETVRRDLSVLARQGVVHRVHGGAVRPDVAAVVDEPDLAQREQSRLQEKTAIGAAAQAFVPPSGGSVLFDAGTTTLRAALALPADRELVTVTNAVPLAAYLATLPKCEVALIGGRIRGKTGAAVGADTVAAFGRLRVSVAFIGTNGLSVAHGLSTPDPDEAAAKQAMIGAANRVVVLADSSKFNREDLVSFGGLDDVDVIVTDRGLDDAFQTVLSDLDIEVVIA, encoded by the coding sequence ATGTACGCGGAAGAACGCCAACAGGCCATTGCCAACGAGGTCCGGGCCCGCGGCCGCGTCGGCGTCGCCGATCTGGCCGTCCGCTTCGAGGTGACGGGCGAGACCGTCCGTCGCGATCTTTCTGTGCTGGCCCGACAGGGAGTCGTGCACCGCGTGCACGGCGGAGCTGTCCGGCCCGACGTGGCCGCCGTCGTGGACGAACCCGATCTGGCCCAGCGCGAACAATCCCGGCTGCAGGAGAAGACCGCGATCGGCGCAGCCGCTCAGGCGTTCGTCCCGCCCAGCGGAGGATCGGTCCTGTTCGACGCGGGAACGACGACCCTGCGCGCCGCCCTCGCACTGCCTGCCGACCGCGAACTCGTCACCGTGACGAACGCCGTGCCGCTGGCCGCATACCTCGCCACCCTCCCGAAGTGCGAAGTCGCCCTGATCGGCGGTCGGATCCGGGGTAAGACCGGGGCGGCAGTCGGCGCCGACACCGTCGCCGCGTTCGGACGCCTGCGTGTCTCGGTGGCCTTCATCGGCACCAACGGCCTGTCCGTCGCACACGGCCTCTCCACCCCGGATCCGGACGAGGCGGCCGCCAAGCAGGCGATGATCGGCGCCGCCAATCGAGTCGTCGTCCTCGCGGACTCCTCCAAGTTCAACCGGGAGGATCTGGTCAGCTTCGGCGGCCTCGACGACGTCGACGTGATCGTCACCGACCGCGGACTCGACGACGCCTTCCAAACCGTACTCTCCGACCTCGACATCGAAGTGGTGATCGCATGA
- the lexA gene encoding transcriptional repressor LexA, with the protein MTDGPKSLSKVDPHLSTATLEASLTQRQREVLEYIRSSVRERGYPPSIREIGEAVGLTSTSSVAHQLRTLERRGLLKRDPHRPRAVNVRDDQRTPPPGADATAEPDRPSAAYVPVLGRIAAGGPILAEEAVEDVFPLPRELVGEGSLFLLRVVGESMIDAAICDGDWVVVRQQNVAENGDIVAAMIDGEATVKTFKRVDGHVWLMPHNEHFEPIPGDDAAVLGKVVSVLRRV; encoded by the coding sequence ATGACCGACGGACCCAAGAGCCTGTCGAAGGTCGACCCACACCTGTCGACCGCGACCCTGGAGGCCTCGCTGACCCAGCGGCAGCGCGAAGTCCTCGAGTACATCCGTTCGTCCGTGCGGGAACGCGGCTACCCGCCGAGCATTCGGGAGATCGGTGAGGCCGTCGGCCTCACCTCAACCTCGTCCGTGGCGCACCAGCTGCGCACCCTCGAGCGGCGGGGGCTGCTCAAGCGTGACCCGCACCGGCCCCGTGCGGTGAACGTGCGCGACGATCAGCGCACCCCGCCTCCGGGCGCCGATGCCACGGCCGAGCCCGATCGCCCCTCGGCCGCCTATGTCCCCGTGCTCGGCCGGATCGCCGCCGGCGGTCCGATCCTGGCCGAAGAGGCGGTCGAAGACGTCTTCCCGCTGCCCCGGGAACTGGTCGGCGAGGGCTCGCTCTTCCTGCTGCGAGTGGTCGGCGAGTCGATGATCGACGCAGCCATCTGCGACGGCGACTGGGTGGTGGTCCGCCAGCAGAACGTCGCCGAGAACGGCGACATCGTCGCCGCCATGATCGACGGCGAGGCCACGGTCAAGACCTTCAAGCGGGTCGACGGTCACGTCTGGCTGATGCCGCACAACGAACACTTCGAGCCCATCCCCGGCGACGACGCCGCGGTCCTCGGCAAGGTCGTGAGCGTACTGCGCCGCGTCTGA
- the miaA gene encoding tRNA (adenosine(37)-N6)-dimethylallyltransferase MiaA, with translation MTERPAPVAVVGPTATGKSDLALDLAERLGGEIVNIDAMQQYRGMDIGTAKLPVDERRGIPHHQLDTLEVTETATVAAYKAAATADVEALRASGKTPVIVGGSMMYIQGLLDDWSFPATDPAVRARYEEQLAAEGATALHRRLAEVDPAAAAAILDSDGRRIVRALEVVELTGRPFAASAPAIGEPRWGTRILALDRERAELDERIAVRTAAMFAAGFADEVAALCERGLREGATAAKAIGYAHVLASFDGEYDLAQAQELTFIGTRRYVRRQRSWFRRDHRAVWLDAAAPDLTGRALAALGA, from the coding sequence ATGACCGAGCGGCCCGCACCGGTCGCGGTGGTCGGTCCGACGGCGACCGGCAAGTCCGATCTGGCTCTGGACCTGGCCGAGCGGCTCGGCGGCGAGATCGTCAACATCGACGCGATGCAGCAGTACCGCGGCATGGACATCGGTACGGCGAAACTGCCCGTCGACGAGCGTCGCGGAATCCCGCATCACCAGCTCGACACGCTGGAGGTGACCGAGACCGCGACGGTCGCTGCGTACAAGGCGGCGGCGACCGCCGATGTCGAGGCGCTGCGCGCGTCCGGTAAGACACCCGTCATCGTCGGTGGGTCGATGATGTACATCCAGGGGCTGCTCGACGACTGGTCGTTCCCGGCGACGGACCCGGCGGTGCGGGCCCGGTACGAGGAGCAACTCGCCGCGGAGGGAGCGACCGCGCTGCATCGCCGTCTCGCCGAGGTGGATCCGGCAGCCGCTGCGGCCATCCTCGACTCCGACGGCCGCCGCATCGTCCGGGCACTGGAGGTGGTGGAGCTGACCGGCCGGCCGTTCGCCGCCTCGGCCCCGGCGATCGGAGAGCCGCGCTGGGGCACCCGGATCCTCGCCTTGGACCGGGAGCGCGCAGAGCTCGACGAACGCATCGCCGTGCGAACCGCGGCGATGTTCGCGGCCGGTTTCGCCGACGAGGTCGCGGCCCTCTGCGAGCGCGGGCTGCGCGAGGGCGCCACCGCCGCCAAAGCCATCGGCTACGCGCACGTGCTCGCGTCGTTCGACGGGGAGTACGACCTCGCGCAGGCGCAGGAGCTGACCTTCATCGGCACCCGCCGATACGTACGACGCCAACGCTCCTGGTTCCGCCGCGATCATCGGGCAGTCTGGCTCGATGCCGCCGCACCGGACCTGACCGGGCGGGCACTCGCCGCACTCGGCGCCTGA
- a CDS encoding HPr family phosphocarrier protein yields the protein MPSTTVTVGSAVGLHARPATIISEAAAALDADVTLALDGGDPVDAGSALMIMTLGAEKGAVVVVESDDQSAVDQIAALVAQDLDAE from the coding sequence ATGCCCAGCACCACCGTCACCGTCGGCTCCGCCGTCGGCCTGCACGCTCGCCCGGCGACCATCATCTCCGAGGCCGCTGCGGCCTTGGACGCCGACGTCACCCTCGCTCTCGACGGCGGTGACCCGGTGGACGCCGGAAGCGCGCTGATGATCATGACCCTCGGCGCCGAGAAGGGCGCAGTCGTCGTCGTCGAAAGCGACGACCAGAGCGCCGTCGATCAGATCGCCGCACTCGTCGCACAGGACCTGGACGCCGAATAG